In the genome of Impatiens glandulifera chromosome 6, dImpGla2.1, whole genome shotgun sequence, the window ACACTGTTGTTTTTATCACAAACTGGAAGGAATCCATATCAATCTGTGGTTACGGAGACCAACTTCTATATAGtctattttcatttcaaaaaattcatTTCCCTCGTTATCTTCTTATAGGAAATTTGTGAAATTATATCATCATGTTCGGATTTGAACTTTGGAGCTTCCACTTTCTGATCAAAGACGATCTCTCTCGCTGAATAAGAAGAAGACAACTCGATTTGAACTAGGAGATGAATTACCTATTTTAGCGGTCCGGTAACCTCCATCGCATCGGAAAACTTGTGCGATTTCGGAGACGGACAGGATTAAGCAAGTCACTACACAAATTATGAACGGAAAAGATGAAGAGGTTACATCGGCCGAGAATAGGTTTGGGCGAGAAGAGTAGAGAAGATAAACAGAGAGAGGGTGCatgtaaatttttttcttttttacaaatatttctttaaaaataataactgtagcttaaattaaaaaagaaaatgaaatgttCAATAAAATTAACGGAATAGACATACGTTAGTAAAAAAGCCCTAAATGGCCATAAGTTTGATAGTTGGATCCTCATATGGTTCAAATCAAAGTTCGAGCCCCATATGGTAAAAACGCTCAAAGTTCGAGCCCTAAATGGTAATTGGGCCATAtttataatgatacttaatttttaaagtgtctagattgccgggtcgagagttgtgattaatttggatatatatgtgagagtaaatggatatttgggttggattgtgtgtatacccgcccataaacataaaacggttaaaaataaattaaaaatgcaacAACCCTTTaacaagtgtgattgagatgtggtttgccgaatGATAATTGGCTGGTGTcaattgaaagtgattaaaaaaatatgaatcaaatatttgattgaccaaaatgtaaggttactaaaataaatattaaaaaatatgaattaaatatttgattgactaaaGTAAAAGTGTAAGGTTACGAAATGAGAGGTTCATtcgaaaaaaataaagtatgaaatttgtgaaaaaataaattgttgtaccgaagtgaataaaatatgaaattagattgttatattttttttaatatattattcgtgatttattaagaattttaaacattaaatacatataattatttttttattaatttttttatttatatttttatacatgtgCATCGCATGAGAATCTTTCTAGTTTTCAATAAATCATGtagaatataaaaattaagaaaatataatatctcttctaattattttttaccataaataatataaatttataaatatatatttataaatattctctcatataattctatatttataacattttatatataataaaaaaatgattgatgGAGTGAATTTGAGTGAAGGGTGTACGTGACGACGCAACCTAATTGgctgaaaatataataatttctctattttctatctttcatatctcatttatttctctatatatcattttttaaaatcatattaaaattaaacatgtaTTCTGGATCTCTATAATTTACAGATTAACAccattttataacaaaataattttgtataaaaactCATTTTATCGATATccataaactttttttaatcaattacaCCAGTTTATTATCCtatcaaaattctaaataagCCTTCATTTCCCTTTTGTTATTCATTTCttaatctttttataatttatttgttttttcttctttttacataagaaaaaaatgaagtgAAGTGAGTGGGAAGTGAATGAAGTAGAGgtataaatatcatttcactAATATACAAATGCTCAACATGTATGAGTAATAAATGTCAGTTTAATAAAACAACACTGTCATgtcaaattataaaatgaagTCATAAGAAAAATGTGAGAGTAAGATATCGTTAATGATAATCACGAGACGAGATTGTTGCTGACCAAAATGAGAAGATGTCAATAATGATGAGATGTTTGGtcaaaatactcaaaattaaGTCATAAGATTAGAGgccaaaatttaattttagtgacataaaaatgttaatattgtgataatattttacatatatattatattatattcaaacaattaattttattttattttttcaataaaaagtaTTGATTGAGACTCATAATCACATTTTAGACAACCTAAATTCTAGATGTATACGATAGAATCTTAAGCGCCCATCTTAATATCGAATTTTTCAACCttacaaactaaaaaataataacctataaaattacattatgatgtacaatttatatcatatataatatatacagcTACTAAATTTCAATAACATTTAAACAGTAGTGTCTTAAAACAAGCAAACTCCATTATCCAagtttaatttatgaatattttaaaaaaattgaactccACAAGACTCTACATATTAGTgatacttaataattttaaattcacaaaattttaatgtgTTCAATTTTCACTAGAAATATTTGTATAGTATTTGCTTACTTATTTCTCAACATTAAATGGTCGAGCTAAAGAGAATAAATGAGTATTTGTATCAGTTGAATGTATAAGCGTTACAAATTTAGTATTCATGTCTTTTAAAGGTGATTGTTACAActaattcaattcaatatttTCTAGATGGCCcaagttgaaaataaaaaccaaaataatatataattaacaataaaaataaaaaataaacatgtcTTCGCACaaaatagataaacaaataaaatcaactatcaaaaatcaaataaattaaaatttttttcacaaaatagATTAACAGAactatatagatatataaactAGAAAAACACacaactaaattataaaataattctagaaaaaaaatcatattagtTTCAATGAATTCCCTTAAGTATTCTCCAAACTTCTGAGTTACGTTTAGCAAATTGATACGGAAcctgtaaaaaatattatataaatatttggaataaaaaaaacaaataaaaaaatatttaaaaactaaccATTCCATCATTATTACGTGTTTGAGTAGAAGCACCCAATTCTAgtaataattttacaattttaactTTTCCATATAATGCTGCTTCATGTAAAGgctataccaaaaaaaaaaaaaataataatataatataatttaaatataaaagaaaatatttaatattaaaaattaccGTATCACCGTATGTATTAACTGCTTGTATCATTTTACTTATACCAGTTGAATTATCGGTCTCAATAATAATATCTAACAATAGTTCaacaattttgatattttcactAGCTTCTTTATGCATAGGCtattcaaaactaaaattaaataaattgaaggttaaaaacatttatttaatttaaaaaaatataattaatttagaagatGAATTCAATTACCGTCGAACCATCGCTATCAATTGAGTTTAACATTCTCTTTCTAATATCTCCATCactaatattattgaatataaatttaacaatattaaaCAAACCAATATCACAAGCAGTATGGAGAGTAATGTCTCCAACTTTATTTTTAGCCTCCAAATTAGCAACCCTTCCAACTAGTAACTGTATTATAAATGAATACATTAGctttaatattcatattaatttgttgaatatatttaattattaattattaaaacataCCTCAAAAGATTTTCGACTATAACATTTACATGCATAGTGAAGAGCAGTTTCTCCATCTATTGAATATTCATCTATATCTCCAGTAAAATTATCTATAACaacaaataaagaaataataataacaataaaatttatttaagtttattataaattaatatcttaataaaCTTTATTCTCTAAAACTATATATTCTcatattaataaacttttatatgaaactaacaaatattcgcttcaataaaGAAAAGTATtcaaaatttcataaattttaaaaaatttaaaacatatgtattcaattaaaattttataggtTAGAGTTTTCACAACTAAAATccaaaagaatatataataaaagcatataaaaaaatttacaacaCACCTAAGGCAATTTGAAGTCCATTAACATCTCGTTTCTTAATTGTTAGAGCCATATCTTTGAAATGAGGagcaatattattttcattagtCTTCATTGTGTCTTCTTCGTCGCTTATATTGAAATCACTGTCGCTGCTACTGAAAGTCGCTGCTACTGAAATCACATTCGCTGCTACTGAAATCATCTTCGTGGTAGAAAACGTCATGAATACCATTAATACAAAATTGGATCACATGTTGTTTACTATTGGGTATAAGCACCATAATTCTctctttaaattataaaaatagaatataaacaatgaaaaataaattaataaataaatatggtcTATTATGTGgtatttataaagttataaaacaaacactataaaaaaagatttatatatatatatatatttatatatatatatttattctttataaatgcatatataatatttctaatataataaaaatattatatttcacaCTATTTCAcaccatatttaaaaaatattttttctctttatttatttctaaaagtaaatgtttatataaatattcacttttttataattatatatttttaaaattaaattatatatatatatatatatattctcaatatttttaattatttatatatttaagtatttgtTTTTTAAGGTGGGTGTTGATTTAATAGaaataatgttttcaaattttattaattagatgttaacaatttaattaaaattttattaattagatgtTAACAATTTAATAGCATCATCTTAGCCTTcactataataaatttttttatatatttataaatattctctttttataattataatatatataatatttcatatattataaaaacaattaaccataactagaaaaaaaaatatactatcttctctcatttatttctcaatatataatataaatttatttatatatatatattatctcccctaatttatttctcaatataatatgatataatatagtataatataatataatatagtataatataatataacataatataatataacataatataatataatataatataatataatattatataatataatataatataatataatataatataatatatattcaaaatatatatatataaactattttatattattatctaataaatcacttataataaagaaatttaagaaaatataatatcttcttacaatatataatataaatttatatatatatatatatatatatatattatctctcattgtatataataaaaaatttaaaatatattttatattctcatttctttctctatatattatatttatatatatttatcacaaaaattaataaaaaaatatacaaatatattatctccctcatttatttctaaatatataatatttataataacagttctaaattctttaaatttatcattatctctcatattatttttcgtcaaattttcaataaataaggtagaatagaaaattttagaaaatataaagtattttctaattgttttttttgccatatatattataaatttataaatattctctcgtataattctatatttataacattttatatatatatattaaaaattattgtggAGTGAATTTGGGAGAAAGGATTACGTGACACAATCTGATTAgttagaaaattattttctctaatatttctctttcctatctcatttatttctcaatttatcattttttttaaatcatcttaaaattaaacatctattctttatctttatcattttcaaagtaacactattttataacaaaataattttttataaaaactcattttttcaaCATTCATAAAGTTTTTATCAATTACACCAGTTTATTATTCTTTCAAAGTTCTAAAtaaactttcattttctttttattattcttcttttaatgtttctataatttatttatttttcctctttttaacataataaaaagAGGATAAAAGAGGAAGAAGTGAAGTAAGTGGGAAAAGAATGAAGTAGaggtaaaaatattatttcaccaATATATAAATGCTCAACAATTAgaagatattaatatttatgagaTGTTTAGTacaaaatactcaaaattaaGTCAAAAGATTAGaagttgaaatttaatttaggtGACATAAAAATggtaatattgtgataatattttacatatatattatcttatattataacaattattttatttcatttttgcaaTAAAATGTCTTGTTTGAGACTCATAATCACATTTTAGACAACCAAAATTATAGTTGTACACGATAGAATCTTAAGCACCCAAATTAATACCGAATTTTCAGCCTTTCAAACTAAACAATAATAACCTATAAAATTTACattatgatatataatttatatcatatataatctatatagtTACTAAATTCCAATAACATTTAATAATAGTGTCTTAAAACACGCATACTCCATTATccatgtttaatttataaacattttagaaaaattaaactCCACACGACTTTATATATTAGTGATacttaatgattttaaatttataaaattttaatttgttaaattttcactagaaatatttatatagcatTTGCTTACTTATTTCTCAACATAAAATAGACGACGCTAAAGAGaataaatgattatttgtatcagTTGAATGTATAAGCGTTGAAAATTTAGTATTCATGTCTTTTAGATGTGGTTGTTACaactaattaaattcaatttttgtaTAGATGACCCAAGTCAAAATAAAAtcccaaataatatataattaactataaaaataaaaaataaatatgtcttctcacaaaatagataaacaaataaattgaaatatcaaaaatataatatattaagaattttcTTCCAAAACAGATTAACAAAactatattgatatataaacgAGAAAAACacacaattaaattataaaataattctagaAAAAGAAGCTATAATAGTTTCAATGAATTCCCTTTATTATTCTCCAAACTTCTAAATTACGTTTAGCAAATTGATACGGAacctataaaaaatattatataaatatttgaaataaaaaacaaataaaaaaatatttaaaaactaactAGTCCATTATTGTTACGTGTTTAAATAGAAGCACCCTACAATTTTAACTTTTCCATATAATGCTAGATGCTTCATGTAAAGGcaatacaaaaaattaaaaaattattgaaatataatttaaatataaaagaaaatatttaatattaaaaattaccGTATGACCGTATGTATTAACTGCTTGTATCATTTTACTTATGTCAGCCGAATTAACAGTTTCAATAACAATATCTAACAATagtttaacaattttaatatttttactagCTGCTTTATGCATAggctataaaaaaaaaaaaaaattgacggttaaaaatatttttttaatttaaaaaaaatataattaattttgaagatGAATTCCCATCGATATCAATTGAGTTTAACATTCTCTTTCTAATATCTCCATCactaatattattgaatataaattcaataatattaaataaaccaTTATCACAAACAATATAGAGAGGAATGTCTCCATCTTTATTTTTAGCCTCCATATTAGCACCCCTTCCAActaataactatattataaatgaatacaTTAGCTtcaatattgatattaatttgttgaatatatttaattattaattattaaaaacttatctcaaaagattttttacaataatatttacatGTATAGTGAAGAATAGTTTCTCCATCTATTGAATATTCGTCTATATTTCCTGTAAAATTATCTAtaacaacaaataaagataataataataacaataaaatttatttaaatttattataaaatttatttcttaataaacttttacataaaaataacaagtattcaattcaataaaaaaaagtatttaaaatttcatagatttataaaaaaatatgtattcaattaAACTTTTATAGGTTAGAGTTTTCACAACTGAAATCCAAAAGAAAagcatataaatttttttatatgctaCTTATAGTAATTTAAAGTCCATTAACATCTCGTTTTTCATGGCTAGAGACATATCTTTGTAATGAggagaaatattattttcaataatattcaTTGTGTCTTTTTCGTCGCTTATATTGAAATACTGTTGCTTCTATTGAAATCATCTTCGCTACTACTGAAATCATCTTCGCTGTAGAAAACGTCATGAATAACATTAATAACTGATTGGATCACATGTTGTTTACTTTTTTGAGTATAAACACTATTATtctatcttaaaattataaaagtaaaatataaacaatgaaaaaaataaataatataggtctatttgtttggtatttataaagttataaaactaaatctagatataaaaaagatttatatatatatatatttattctttataattgtatatataatatttcttatataataaaagtagtATATTTCTCCccgtatttaaaaaatattttctccttatttatttctaaaattaaatgtttatataaatattcactttttttataattatatatttttaaaattcaatataataaatatatatatatatatatatattctcaatatttttatttaattatatatataactatttgttttttaaaatgagtgttgatttaatataaataatgttttaaaattttattaattaggtgtatattaacaattttaataacatcatcttcatcttcactgtaatatatttttttatatattttgttaggatCGAGATCAACAATAGAGATGGGGTTTGGCTATTATTGAATGCTTACGCACTCTtcatttgatattaattatattagaagttaatatcagtttctattcttcgcaagttgTCATAAACTTTTTaatcgagttcaagtgcggaaatgtttatttCCACTTCAAGTAACAcaacaaaattataatgatgCAATGAAAAAGAACACATGACAAAGAAGATGTATATGGATATTCGGAGTAGAagctcttacgtcaccccttctcaaccttgagaaggatattcactagaagatttggttgaatacaacacttgtacaaaaCCCAATCGAACAACCATGACTTAGATATTCTCTGTTTTTGAACTCCTAACACACACTGTTATTGAACCaaaacaaattatgtcaacttacaatgctaacCACTCACACATAATAGGTAGTATGTAATATAATGTAAACACTTAGTACATAGAGAGCTTTTTGAATATGAGAGCTTGAAAGATTGTAATTAGCACTTAAGATTCCTTTTTGGGCGCTTAGAACTTGAAAACTCTCTTGTATATGTAACAATATATAAAGTTGTAATTCCGCTTCTCTTTTTGTAGGCAAAGATATCAAcggatatatttttttttcaacggTTATATTTGCTATAGAGAATACAAGTTATATTTTGGTTGGCTGAACTCTATTTTAGTACATTGGAGAAGATCCTCATTTGATCTTGTCTATACTTCTATGATAGTATGCCAAAATCACATTAATGGAATTATGATGTACGAGGAAAATACAACTCAGAGTATTTGTCTTTTGGTGATTTGCAGTCTATACTAGGTTGATAGAGGAGTGCTGCTGAGACATATTGCCAAGAGGTCTTCATCAGACTTGCCCTAAAAATGAAACTGATAATGAAGACACATAAAGCTAACCTCTAATAATACTGGAAGCGTCCTAATGTAGTagatgataaaaaatattggaCGCGCTCCATCTTGAtgtaatattgaaaatataaataactagaGGCGCTATGTAAAAAATACTGGAAGCGAGAACCGGGTGCTTCTGTATAAAATACCGGAAGCGAGAACCGGACGCTTCTATATAAAATACCGGAAGCGAGAAACGTGCGTTTCTGTATAAAATACAGGAAGCGAGAACCGGATAACAAATAACCGAACTTCACAAATTACCGGACGTGTATTAGCAAACTATCGGAAGAAATAATCGGACGCGtcttattatataaaacaaattatataataccTGACGCATCTCATCTTGAGATAAAACCGGAGGCGTGCAGCATATAATACCGAAGTATAAACTGCTGGCGGCGCTCACAAAATACCGGACGCGTGTTCCTCCTTTACATAATActgatatttataaaatcgaACGCGCTCCATTTTTACATAATACCGAAGTTTAAAAGTTGGCGGCGCTTCTTTATAAACTACCGAATTATAAAACTAAAGTTGCAATTTGCCGGATATTCCTTGTCATAAAACTGATCATAAGGCCGaacattttttcttttccaGGTTTTTTTAATCTGCACAAGATTAGATAAACAcaattcagtttttatttactaataattgATTGAACATTTTATCTTAAcaatttccctctttttgattatttaagctaaatattcaaaatatggtaattttataattatcctaagttaattgtcttatttaatctaacaatttctccctctttgattgtttagaataaattatcaaagccaTTGATCTATTTCTTagtaatttctccatttttcatagttttatcctaaaattatcaaaacctatattttatcaaaaacaatatttaatatgcatcatttaacttttctatttgataaataaaatgaggAATTCCGTTAGTTAAAAATTAGATGttcaacatatataatttaagaagttcataaaaaaataaagacgtACATAGACTTTTTAGTGTACCTCCTTTGAAGTTCTCTTTTCAATATCCCATCTCAGTTCGTCCATGAAACTGCTATTGGTTGAACCGCAAGTCTTACGTCCACGACCCTTTCCACTTGTCTCTCGTGCGACCGGACGTTCAGGAGAAGGAGGAAACTTGAAGGGATTTTGATTTGATCTTCCGCTTGGAAGATGGATAGTAGGAGCAGAGCTAACAACAAATCCATCATCCCGACAAAGCCTCTTGTTTGAATGGGAGCTGCGAGGAACGGGAATAGAAATATCTAGTTTTCTGGACATTTATTCAATAGTAAGGTTGTCCTCTCTAGCTTCCTTATCTCGTTTAGCAGCTTTAGAGGATGCATTTTCTTCGTCCTGAAAGCGCTGAGCAACCACCTCATGTTCTCTTAGTCTTTCAGCATCGGCCGCATTTTGGGATTTAGCCATTTCCAGAATTTTGTATGAAAGGACTTC includes:
- the LOC124943447 gene encoding putative ankyrin repeat protein RF_0381 encodes the protein MSRKLDISIPVPRSSHSNKRLCRDDGFVVSSAPTIHLPSGRSNQNPFKFPPSPERPVARETSGKGRGRKTCGSTNSSFMDELRWDIEKRTSKEMISVAANVISVAATFSSSDSDFNISDEEDTMKTNENNIAPHFKDMALTIKKRDVNGLQIALDNFTGDIDEYSIDGETALHYACKCYSRKSFELLVGRVANLEAKNKVGDITLHTACDIGLFNIVKFIFNNISDGDIRKRMLNSIDSDGSTPMHKEASENIKIVELLLDIIIETDNSTGISKMIQAVNTYGDTPLHEAALYGKVKIVKLLLELGASTQTRNNDGMVPYQFAKRNSEVWRILKGIH